In Longimicrobium sp., the following proteins share a genomic window:
- a CDS encoding EamA family transporter → EVLGTIFLTLALRAGDLSLVQPLLGLLPPLVMAGGVVFLDEVPTREAGLGVVLVTMGVYCVGLAPGASLLQPLRALARERASWFAVASACSWSLATLVHKIGIAAVGPFPWAATLALGTGLVLAALLPWMAWKAPAGTGLPVAGTPWGRFVVLAGCFFALQQVCLHLAFRATQTGYVIAITSTGILFATVLGIVLLRERAAARMRLAGALLISGGAMLVALFG, encoded by the coding sequence GAGGTGCTGGGCACGATCTTCCTCACGCTCGCCCTGCGCGCGGGCGACCTGTCGCTAGTGCAGCCGCTGCTGGGCCTGCTTCCGCCGCTGGTGATGGCGGGCGGCGTCGTTTTCCTGGACGAGGTGCCCACGCGCGAGGCGGGGCTCGGCGTCGTGCTCGTGACGATGGGGGTGTACTGTGTGGGGCTCGCGCCGGGCGCGTCGCTGCTCCAGCCGCTGCGGGCGCTGGCGCGCGAGCGGGCGAGCTGGTTCGCCGTGGCCTCGGCGTGCTCGTGGAGCCTGGCCACGCTGGTACACAAGATCGGGATCGCGGCGGTCGGACCGTTCCCGTGGGCCGCCACGCTGGCGCTCGGGACGGGCCTGGTGCTGGCCGCGCTCCTCCCCTGGATGGCGTGGAAGGCGCCGGCGGGGACCGGCCTCCCCGTCGCCGGAACGCCGTGGGGGCGGTTCGTGGTGCTCGCGGGGTGCTTCTTCGCGCTGCAGCAGGTCTGCCTCCACCTCGCCTTCCGCGCCACGCAGACGGGCTACGTCATCGCCATCACCTCCACCGGAATCCTGTTCGCGACCGTGCTTGGAATCGTGCTCCTCCGCGAGCGCGCGGCGGCCCGCATGCGGCTGGCCGGCGCGCTCCTCATCAGCGGCGGCGCGATGCTGGTGGCGCTGTTCGGCTGA
- a CDS encoding amidohydrolase family protein: MRIHLAPRLKKTLRALLAAGAMTGCGAQAVTPALAIVDVALIDGVSDTVRAHQTVIVRDGKVVEVGPAARTEVPRGARRIDGRGRWLMPGLWDMHVHAFAHDFPNFSAPLMLAWGVTGARDMGFYVDTARFWRGEVEARRVEGPRVVIGGRLDGPVNRAPWVARAATDAEARHAVDSLAEAGADFIKVYSNLNRAAYFGAADQARRRGIVIAGHVPYPVSMLEAVRAGQRSIEHEDDLMRACSRDDATLRHELATKPAGAPVSEELAVIRDHARRMRTGYDAPRCTAVLSAMARAGTRLTPTLVVYQPYLARTDTAVMHPSALSQVPPRLQAEWRRRLDRTTAADSGIAAAFFSLARTGEAHRLGVRLMAGTDAPLAFVYPGLSMHDELALLVRAGLTPMQALRAATYEPAAYLGALDSLGTVRPGRAADLVLLDRDPIADIRNTRSISAVIARGRVLDRAALLRRVTRASSGRAR; encoded by the coding sequence ATGCGCATCCACCTCGCCCCGCGCCTGAAGAAGACGCTCCGCGCCTTGCTGGCGGCCGGGGCGATGACGGGCTGCGGCGCGCAGGCAGTGACGCCCGCGCTGGCCATCGTCGACGTCGCGCTGATCGACGGCGTGAGCGACACGGTGCGCGCGCACCAGACGGTGATCGTGCGCGACGGCAAGGTCGTGGAGGTGGGGCCCGCCGCGCGGACGGAGGTGCCGCGCGGCGCCCGGCGAATCGACGGGCGCGGGCGGTGGCTGATGCCCGGGCTGTGGGACATGCACGTGCACGCCTTCGCCCACGACTTTCCGAACTTCTCGGCGCCGCTGATGCTGGCGTGGGGCGTCACCGGCGCGCGCGACATGGGCTTCTACGTCGACACCGCGCGCTTCTGGCGCGGCGAGGTGGAGGCGCGGCGCGTCGAGGGGCCGCGCGTGGTCATCGGTGGACGGCTGGACGGTCCGGTCAACCGCGCGCCCTGGGTCGCGCGCGCGGCGACGGACGCGGAAGCGCGCCACGCGGTGGACTCGCTCGCGGAGGCGGGGGCGGACTTCATCAAGGTCTACAGCAACCTGAACCGGGCCGCGTACTTCGGGGCGGCGGACCAGGCGCGCCGCCGCGGGATCGTCATCGCGGGCCACGTGCCGTACCCGGTCTCGATGCTGGAAGCGGTGCGCGCGGGCCAGCGCAGCATCGAGCACGAGGACGACCTCATGCGCGCCTGCAGCCGCGACGATGCCACGCTGCGCCACGAGCTGGCCACGAAGCCCGCCGGCGCGCCGGTATCCGAGGAGCTCGCGGTGATCCGCGACCACGCCCGCCGCATGCGCACGGGCTACGATGCGCCACGCTGCACCGCCGTCCTTTCCGCGATGGCGCGCGCTGGGACGAGGCTCACCCCCACGCTCGTCGTCTATCAGCCCTACCTGGCGCGCACCGACACCGCGGTCATGCACCCGTCCGCGCTGTCACAGGTTCCCCCGCGCCTCCAAGCGGAGTGGCGGAGGCGCCTGGACCGCACGACCGCGGCGGACAGCGGCATCGCCGCGGCGTTCTTCAGCCTGGCGCGCACCGGCGAGGCCCACCGGCTGGGCGTGCGGCTGATGGCGGGGACTGACGCGCCGCTCGCCTTCGTCTATCCCGGCCTGTCCATGCACGACGAGCTGGCCCTCCTTGTGCGCGCCGGCCTGACGCCGATGCAGGCGCTCCGCGCGGCCACCTACGAGCCCGCAGCCTACCTGGGCGCGCTCGACTCGCTCGGCACCGTCCGCCCCGGCCGCGCCGCCGACCTCGTCCTCCTCGACCGCGATCCCATCGCCGACATCCGCAACACCCGCTCGATCTCCGCCGTCATCGCCCGCGGACGCGTGTTGGACCGGGCGGCGCTGCTGCGGCGGGTCACGCGGGCCTCATCCGGGCGGGCCAGGTAG